In the genome of Mesorhizobium sp. NBSH29, the window GTTTGAGGAACGCTTCCTCATTGCCGATGTGGAAATGCAGGCGGAATATCCCTCCGAACGCCTGTTCTGGTTCGAACCGCCTTTCCATGCCGGCCAGTCGGCGCTTTTGCACAAGCAGCCCGACAACATCTACCGCATTGATCTGCAACTTGGCTGGGACACCGATCCTGAGGTCGAAAAGCGCCCCGAAAACGTCGTCCCGCGCATTGAGCGCATTATCGGTCACCGCGATTTCACGCTGGATTGGGTATCGGTCTACACCTTCCAGTGCCGCCGGCTGGAGCGCTTCGTGCACAATCGCGTGGTCTTTGCGGGCGACAGTGCGCACATCGTCTCTCCCTTCGGCGCGCGCGGCGGCAATAGCGGCATTCAGGACATCGACAATCTGGTTTGGAAACTCGCGCTCGTGCTGCGCGGGAAGGCCGGCCCGCGCCTGATCGACACCTATGACGAAGAGCGCATCTTCGCCGCCGACGAAAACATCCGCCATTCCTCCCGCGCCACCAATTTCATGACACCCAAGACCGAGATGGAAAAGATTTTCCGCGACAGCGTTCTGCATCTCGCAGCCAACCATGAATTCGCGCGACGCCTCGTCAATTCCGGCCGTCTGTCCACGCCCTGTTCGCTGGCGGGCCTTTCGCTTCAGTCACCAGACAACACGCCCGGCGGCGTTCAGGTGGGCGCCGCAATGCTGGATGCACCAATCGAAGCTGAGGCCGGCGCAGGATGGTTGCTCGACCATGTCGCAGCAGGCGATTTTGTGCTGTTGGCCGTGCACGTAGATCTTCCCTCGGGCCTCGATAAAAGCCTGCGCTGCCTGTCAGTTACCGCGCAGCCTGAAGCCGATTGCCTGCATGACACGCAACGCCTGATCGAAGCCCGCTACGGCGCTGAAACGCTCTACCTCATCCGCCCCGACCAGCACATCGCCGCCCGCTTTGCCGCCGGTGCTGCGGCTGCAAAAATCAACGCAGCACTACAAACCGCGATGGGAAAACGCGCATGACCGCGCAGATCGGCGATGACAGGCTCAAAACGCATGGAGATGATTTCTATGCGGAATTGATGCAAGCCCATGAAGGCCTGTCACTGGAACAAAGCACAAAGCTCAACGCCAGACTGGTGCTCATTCTGGCCAATCTGGTGGGCGATGGGGAGGTGTTGAAGGATGCGCTGGAGGCGGCAAGCACTCGATAGCGTCGAGGGAACTATCGGTGTGACTCTCGCGCACTCACAAAAGGCGTGTGCTCGATGACTTGAACGATATCCGTGAGTTCAATCTCAGGATAATGCTCACGCATTCCTTGCAGCATAGTATCATCAGGCCATCTATCCAGCATTCCCAGATAGGCAGCGACTGAGGAGAGCGACATCTCCGTGCAGCGTATGACATCGACCTCCGCCACCTTGGTCGCGTCGTCATCGCATACATAACGCATTGGGCCGGGAACAATGCGGACCTCACAAAAGCGAATGGTGGAGGTTTTCTCGCCGGATATAATGAGCGGAAACAGTCTGCCGACAACACCGAGTGTTTGAATTGAAGAACTCATGCCCCAGTTCTAACGATCTCAAAACGGTGCGCAACCAGCATGTCTACATGCATTGCGGGTGTATTAAAAAAATGCAATCAACCATGTGAGCAAGATAACTTGCTTGACGTTCAAATTAATGTAGCTACATTAAATGAAGATTGTGTGGGATGAGCCCAAACGGCTGGCCAATCTGGCAAAGCATGGCCTCGATTTTGCAGTGCTGGATGATTTATTCTTCCTCGATGCGATTGTGCAGCCAGCAAGAGTAGGCAGGTTCAAAGCGATTGGCGAACTGGAGCCGGGTATGGTGCTGGCAGTCATCTTCCATCCAATGGGAAGCGAAGGGCTGTCAATTATCTCCATGCGCCCAGCAAGGCTTTCTGAAAGGCGTTTGCAATGACGAAGACTAAATTGAAAACTGAGTTTGAACCAGGTCGCGGCTACATTAAACAGGATTGGGACGCGGTTTCAGATAATCCAGAATGGACTGCTGAAGAACTTCGCAGTGCGAAACCGTTCGCTGAATTATTCCCCGAATTTGCTGATGAAATCCGCCGCACGCGCGGTCGTCCCGTCACGGACAATCCCAAGAAGCAGGTGACATTGCGGCTCGACAGTGATGTCGTTGCCCGTTTTCGCGCGGATGGTCCGGGCTGGCAAAGCCGTATCAATGATGTGCTGCGCAAGGCAGCCGGTTTAGACTAAAGCAATTCCAGCAAAAGTGTTTTTGGCGGTTTTGCGTCCGGAATTGCGTAAAAACCAAGCGTTAGAGCCGTTCAATGTTTGCTCCAAACATTGAACGGCTCTAACGCACCGGCTGCCTCGTAACAAACCTACTCCGCGGCCTGGATCACGCCGCGGCGGATCTGGTCTTCCTCGATGCTTTCAAACAAAGCGCGGAAATTGCCCTCGCCAAAGCCCTCATCGCCCTTGCGCTGGATGAACTCGAAGAAGATCGGGCCGATCACTGTCTTGGAGAAAATCTGCAGCAGGATCTTGGTCATGCCGCCATCAATCACGCCTTCGCCGTCGATCAAAATGCCATGCTGCATCATGCGCGCGATAGGCTCATCATGGCCGTTAACGCGGGCATGGCTTTTCTCATAATAGGTCTCAGGCGGGCCGGGCATGAATTTCAGCCCATTGTCGGCCAGCCTGTCGGTGGCATCATAAATGCCGTCCGTGCCGACAGCGATATGCTGAATGCCTTCGCCATTATACTTCTTCAGATATTCGACAATCTGGCTTGTCTCATCCTTGCTCTCGTTCAGCGGAATGCGGATCTTGCTGCAAGGAGAGGTGATTGCGCGGCTGACAAGACCGGTGATCTTGCCGTCAATGTCGAAATAATGGATCTGCTTGAAGCCGAACAATTCGCGGTAAAAAGCCCACCATTTGTCCATATTGCCGCGATAGACATTATGCGTCAAATGATCGAGATAATAGAAGCCCACGCCGGCTGGCTTGGGGTCGCGCTCGCCCAACCATTCGAATTCGGCATCATAGGCTGAACCCTTGGCACCGTAAGTCTCGACGAAATACAAAAGCGAGCCGCCAATGCCCACAATCGCCGGCACATCCAGCGCCTTGTCATTGCCTTCATAAGGCTCGGCGCCTTTTGAAACGGCGTGCTCAAATGCATGTTGCGCATCTACCACGCGCCACGCCATCGAGGCGGCGCAGGGGCCGTGATCATCCACAAACCGCATGGCGTGCGAGCCGGGTTCTGCATTGACGAGATAGGTAATGTCGCCCTGGCGCCACACGGTTACATTCTTGCTGCGATGCTTGGCCACCGCGACATAGCCCATGCGGGTGAACAGCTCAGCCAGCTTTTCCGGCTCCGAATGCGCGAACTCGACAAATTCGAACCCGTCTGTGCCTGCCGGATTGTCCTCGGTAATTTTTGCCGGCGGCGCGTCGTGCGGGAATGGGCCCATGGTCGATCTCCTCTATCGCTTGGGCGATGATAGTCCCTGGCCTCTGCAAAGTGCTTGCAATCGCGAGCATTTCCATAGATTGTATGCACAGTTTTTGCGCAAAATGAGGGGATTGCATGGCAAGCACGCATCTGGATGCGTTTGATCGCAAAATATTGATGCTTTTGCAGGAAGATGCGCGTTTAACCAACAACGACATCTCGGAGCGGGTGAACCTGTCGCCCTCGCAATGCTCGCGGCGCCGCCAGCGGCTGGAGGAGGAGGGCTATATAAAGTGCTACCGTGCCGTACTC includes:
- a CDS encoding FAD-dependent oxidoreductase; protein product: MPRTLYPPFPYTTPPELSGQPSTRHRVIIVGAGPVGLAAAIDCALHGIACVVLDDNDVVSVGSRAICWSKRTLEIFDRLGIGQRMVAKGVTWKVGRLFHRDREVWNFDLQPEPGQAMPAFVNLQQYYVEHYLVERAADFPDLIDLRWKNRVAGVEQLDDGVRVSVDTPDGTYTLEADWLIACDGARSSVRAHLGLDFEGKMFEERFLIADVEMQAEYPSERLFWFEPPFHAGQSALLHKQPDNIYRIDLQLGWDTDPEVEKRPENVVPRIERIIGHRDFTLDWVSVYTFQCRRLERFVHNRVVFAGDSAHIVSPFGARGGNSGIQDIDNLVWKLALVLRGKAGPRLIDTYDEERIFAADENIRHSSRATNFMTPKTEMEKIFRDSVLHLAANHEFARRLVNSGRLSTPCSLAGLSLQSPDNTPGGVQVGAAMLDAPIEAEAGAGWLLDHVAAGDFVLLAVHVDLPSGLDKSLRCLSVTAQPEADCLHDTQRLIEARYGAETLYLIRPDQHIAARFAAGAAAAKINAALQTAMGKRA
- a CDS encoding DUF2783 domain-containing protein, with translation MTAQIGDDRLKTHGDDFYAELMQAHEGLSLEQSTKLNARLVLILANLVGDGEVLKDALEAASTR
- a CDS encoding ASCH domain-containing protein, which translates into the protein MSSSIQTLGVVGRLFPLIISGEKTSTIRFCEVRIVPGPMRYVCDDDATKVAEVDVIRCTEMSLSSVAAYLGMLDRWPDDTMLQGMREHYPEIELTDIVQVIEHTPFVSARESHR
- a CDS encoding BrnT family toxin; translation: MKIVWDEPKRLANLAKHGLDFAVLDDLFFLDAIVQPARVGRFKAIGELEPGMVLAVIFHPMGSEGLSIISMRPARLSERRLQ
- a CDS encoding BrnA antitoxin family protein; its protein translation is MTKTKLKTEFEPGRGYIKQDWDAVSDNPEWTAEELRSAKPFAELFPEFADEIRRTRGRPVTDNPKKQVTLRLDSDVVARFRADGPGWQSRINDVLRKAAGLD
- the hppD gene encoding 4-hydroxyphenylpyruvate dioxygenase: MGPFPHDAPPAKITEDNPAGTDGFEFVEFAHSEPEKLAELFTRMGYVAVAKHRSKNVTVWRQGDITYLVNAEPGSHAMRFVDDHGPCAASMAWRVVDAQHAFEHAVSKGAEPYEGNDKALDVPAIVGIGGSLLYFVETYGAKGSAYDAEFEWLGERDPKPAGVGFYYLDHLTHNVYRGNMDKWWAFYRELFGFKQIHYFDIDGKITGLVSRAITSPCSKIRIPLNESKDETSQIVEYLKKYNGEGIQHIAVGTDGIYDATDRLADNGLKFMPGPPETYYEKSHARVNGHDEPIARMMQHGILIDGEGVIDGGMTKILLQIFSKTVIGPIFFEFIQRKGDEGFGEGNFRALFESIEEDQIRRGVIQAAE